The region CCGCcaggcatgtctaactgcaactttggtgctcgtctattacaagttcAAGACATAATGCACCtcccacttcggtcttcaaattcgcagtcaggatactgtgcttcagatgtgcaaatcgAAAGTTACATGCATCAagataattaaatttcttgcacaagaaaccgcatcaaaaggaacaatacatagccgtttaatgaatgctgattcaatattgcagtatgagcgtgAGAAAAATGTCCACTACATATATTCGCAAgttagtaaagtcccttgtttgaactcggcaagagttgcatctcgatgttggtgtacAACAGATGAACCCGTTTCTTCGTCatcacttcgttggcaatgttgaagagccgttccactgaagcgcttgagggtactgccgtgttgtacttgaggaaaagttggttcattccctcgaagttcttcagcagcgacagcgggtagtcaactggtaccagcaggtaccacgacagctcatcctgttcctCGGCAGGAAGGGGTTGGTGCCCgaacgagaagaaatcttcgGGCGCGGACGAGGTGAAAACACCTGCGCTCGCTGGTTTGGTCACCGCAGCCAACTCTGTGTTTATGTTTATGGTCtgcaggagggagcgtcacgtgacagtaTTGAAGCctaatcacacacacacaaaaaaaacatagCTGAGAACGCACGAAAAAAATgtaccatagtcacgtgacaggcaagcggtagtagTTTGCgtctcacgcggtcgcccatccgccctgaaTGGTGTaatgcgtacgtgcgtgcgtgtgttcaatgccgtggaacgtttacagaaggaacgccgttccctctgccgttccttcgtaaacctaacgagttaccgttccaccgacccttaatggaacggtggcgttcctcccaaaaggaactagttccaggaacgccgttccgtacaacactggacGTATGTCAtgcgtgtgcggaagtgcagcatacatgctcattTCTCTAGGCCCTGCGCCAAGCGCAATGTCTAGCCATGTCGTTGACAAGGTTTCAACTGACCGTTGTAATTCAATCGGTAGAATTTGCGTACCTTATTTTTTCAAAGTACATTGCGTCAgagaattcgtaaagtacgacttacgaGCTGCAGAGATGATAGcctcggattgtaattcgaatatacgagattatcgtcacgtgacgatatcatctgatgacgtcatcacatcaaacttgacgtcacgcgatgacgtcttcaAGTGATGTCACCTGATGGCGTCATGTGacgcctcttggagaagcagcataCTGCGCTTCCCGCTTgtttgcactatctccgggatcggcacATTTCTGTGAGCACCGCGCATTCGGACACATAAATCCCgcccaactagaggctaacagtttcgctgtaaatgCTAGTCTGAAAATcatatatagcatacctgattaactcaagcaggctaggtgactatttgtcactgccccatttcaaaggggattccAATAAATAGTCTTCCCAGTACAGCGTCCGGGAACTCCTGTGCATGGTCGCAGACGCTATACATATCAAACGACAGCGTCTGCGACCAGAGGCGCAGCGCTCCATTGACAACCGCACGGTGGTCCATGTGCAATTTTGTGGTCAACACCGTGCAATTTTTACCacgtgttagactgcactatcgtCGGGATTGGTTCACGAAAATGGTGACATGAAGAATTCTTATAGTGGCGCCCACAGAAAGCGGAACGCTTTAGAAGCTCCTGCTGCTGCTACACGAAGCCACCCCTGCTAAAGGAGCCGGAATGACTCCGAAACAATGTATTTATTTCCAAGAAACCATGTTTGGGGATTGTTTAACTTGTCTAATTTCACGAAGGCTCCCGATGCACCTAGACAGTGCAGGAGATGAGACTGACGGGAAACCGTCGGCGACAGTCAGCGCGCAGTGATATGCTAGGACGTTAGCTTGATCACCACGGACGCGCTGGAACGAGAGCTTTGTGCCAGCGTTGCAGCGcagcttgacgtttactgttcATTCCGCTCAGACGACTGCATACACACAGCGCAGTCTAACATATATAGTGAGTGCCGCACAACGCACTCCACGTTCGGGAAGAAACTTGAAGCGCACACGGAGACGCTCCGACGACCGCTCCACTGGCCCAGTTTCCGGGGGTGGCAGTATACACGTTCTCTGCGGGACGGCCGCTCGCTATCAATCGGCAGGGTGAAGTACATAATCTCGGACATTACAGGGTAGATGTACTTACATGGCGAATCTGTAGTGCGCGTACTCCCCGGTTTCTCTTTGCCGCTCTGCTAAGGGGAAGGCGCGCGATGCCGATCGCGAATTCAGTTCCCAGCTGCGGCGTCCGCTTGAATGCGGAAATTGAATACAGGGGTGCCACGTGTttaaaaacgatactttatttgCGTGTTCCTTTGGTTAAGTGTGGTTACTTTCGCCGATGAAAATGTGCGTtaatgactaaaaaaaaaaaaaaaatgtgcgacaGAGGTCGCACGTCACCGGTTGTCTTCGAGTCGCTGTGCACGTTCCCACCATTTAACAGCAACTCCGTAGTCGTCTCACGTGTCTGGGCGAGCGCCGACCATCACTGACAGTGCGAGTAGATTGAAGTGCAGTTGAGGCCTGCCATTCCTTCGCGGACGGCACGCTCGTACTTGAGTCCGTGGAGGTAATCACTGcagagagaaaaaacaaacattgtgcatttaaaaagtgaaaaaaaaaaaaatgcaaggacATGACCGGCGTAAGCCTCCACAGGGAAGCCATGCGCCCTTAGCGGTTCCGCTCGACACTGCCTCACGGCGCTATGGACACATCGGGCGGTATACTTTCTAGCGATTCTGCCCTTACCACATTCCCACGCAGTTGCGGTTGTCATGGGGCATTCTGTGGAAAGTGAAGGTCCAATTATCATCGTTGCTTGTTGCCTCAGTTTGCAGAAGAACACGTCGGAATGTTAAAGCGCGGAACGGTGCAATACGCACAGTACACGCATCGATGAGTTGCTCGGCCGAAGACACGGATTGAGTGTCGAGAAAGGCGTCAGCATGCTTCCTTCCCGGTCACCAATCGCTACCAACAAGTCACAATACCAGAAAGACACGCAGAATCACGGGACGTCCTCGCTCTGGTCGTCAGCGCCACCAGTGCTGGGGCGCCACCGCCATCCTCTCAGCGTTTGCACTTCACCAATGGCGTGACGGTGCAGTCGGTTGCAGCACCACATACCTATTCGAGAGGGCTCAAGTTCGAAAACAGCGGAGGTGCCATTGCTTAACAGTTACTTAACTTTTACTACGAAGTTTACCGTTGTCATGACATCATATGCCAGCCTTAGCGCCGTGACCAAGCAAATGAGTACAGCTGTTCTCGCTTCCAGCGTTTCTCTGCGTGTACCGCAACCACCGCACGCAGCGACTGATCGCGCCGTGCGATTCGATGAGCAGCTGCCGAGACGTTATCGCGGAGCCGTACAGCTGTCACTAGTCACGTGTTCAGTAGCAGAAATCAACAAAAGGGCTAATTGGGCATGCTGGTGTAATTAAGATTACAAAAGCGCGGAAAGAAGAGACCCATGGGGGTAGACGGGACGAGCGCTTATACTATCACGTGAAAGGATTGGGGTCGTATGTTAATGTAAACATAAGAATTAAACAGCGCTGGTGCCGCTGTCTGGTGATGCTGAGTTAACCAGAGCGCGTGGTGCTACGCGTCAGCAGCAAAACATACGCAGTTAAAAAAAATGTATCAAGGTGTCGATAACAGCGCCGTTATTTTATACTGTTTTTGTCATTGCCTCCAGTGTTCCGGTATTCCGAAAACAACGATCACTTGCTAAAACTAGCACGCCATGCCCCTATATAGCAACGCGAGACCACCTTGTGTTCGTGAATGGTAAGCTGCGCCACGTTGTTTTTAGACAGAGCTACCAGGAAAAattaaccgacgattacgatactcccttatgcgaaatttgagcgcaactctatacgtgttttcatttggcgatatattggctggcgcggacaacatgtctcgtgcggcacgtttccaacggagcgaagtgtggcgcggctgcctcgctaatcgggaggtcgcgagaggcagcgcgtgggggatgcgtgggcgcgattcacagcagccgccgcagacagacctccgctcatgcagcgttttgtttccatacagacgacgcgcgctattctggcgccatcacgtagccatcgtcgccgcagagcccgtcttgcgcggcactacgcttttcttctcacgctttcaccataccctcctccacctcatggttccgctgcacccctctccactttcctcctccgtgccctcttcgctatcgccgtctttcatctcccgctgcgctccgcgttcgctcggttacgtcgAGGACGCCGTCGCCTGCGCAGAAACGGGTGCCTAAAAGCcgcgctataaaaaaaaaaaaaaacccacacaGCGCAAACTTACCTTCTACGACAAGGAAATTAGCTATCGCGCACGCAACCTTTAAGTACGCCCCGTTCGTCCGGTGCGTGGGACACATGCGTGTAATCGTTGCTCGGTGGCTATCACGACGCGGTGCACCAACTGCGGGCCCGATATCGTCGTGCGTTCACAGCTGAAGAATATAAACTGCATTTGAAAACGGTAAAGAGCAACACGCGACAAGGCCAGGGTTTACATACATTTTCGGGTTCGAGAGAGCTCTCTTGGGCCAGTCGGCTATAAGCTGCTATCTGTATCATTACGATCGACCGGCGCCCCTAGCCGATTACGAACAGAGCTATAGTGTAATGACCTGCTTTGTGGGTATATATGGCGTGTTTACCGCGATCGACTGAAATTTAAACGCTAACAAATTGGCAAGCTGACAATTGCGCCAGTGCAAGCTGTGCAGAACGGTCGGTAAGAAGCACATTTGAGTTATGTGGGAAATCAAGGGGGTCGTGTAAAATGCACACCTAAATCAGTTAATCAAGTGTTAGTGCGCGTGACATCGGCAAAGCTAGGCGGACAATAATGGTATACTGGATACTGCACGCATTTTTGTTCAATAGTCGAACATATTGGCGGAACGATATACGCGATTCAAATGACTACACCGTACTCAACAATTCAAACGAACCGCTTACTGGCGCTTTATCGGACAGTTAAAAGAAATTTCGAGCCGCCTGTGAAAGATACCAACTCACCTTAGGTAACCCATGAGCATGACGCTCACAGGATAATCCTTCACGAGCCTGGAGACCGAGTCGCACACCTTGAACGAGGTACAGTCAGAGGACGTACTCGGCTTCTTGGAGGAGACTACACGTTTCGTTGACGAGACACCCGCGGGCGTTTCGAAGGGCAGCGGCGAAACCGTCGGCTCCTCGGTCGTCGAGGTCGTCATCGCAgttgtagtggagggctcagtgGTCGCGGTGGTCGACGCACCCTCCGTCGTGGTCGCCACGTAATCCGGCAGCAACGTAGTCTCCCCCGTCGCCTCGGAAGACGTCATTATCGGAGCCGCCGCGGACATAATAGCCGCCACCCACGATTCGGGCACGAAATTCCGCGCCCAGTCCATCACGGCTTCGCCCCCAGGAAAGCGTGGCACTCCGTACGCTGTTGCCCCAGAGTCTGATGACCTCGCCGTGAAGACCGAGGTCACCTTGAGCAGCGATGCCAGCTGCGGGAACGTGAACAGGGCGACGTACAGGAGGAAGTAAAGGGTCAACAGCACTTCGAACGGCAGGTTGAACACATTCATGGCGCCCAAGACGAAGGCCTTGGCCAGAGGCACCAGGACGGCAATCAGCGCTACGGCGTAAGGCAGCGCGACGGCGGGCAAGAGGAGCGAGAATGCCTTGGAACCTTCGACGATAACATCGTCGACCTCGTCGGGCGACCCAAAAGCGGGGACCGCGGCCGTAGTAGCGCAGAGCAGCGCAAGCAACAGGACGCTCTTCATCTCACGGAATACTTCGGGGCCTCGGCAGAGCTGACTTATAGGCTATTTAGCGAGCTGGTGAGTCTGAGAAGGTGGTCAACAGAAGGGCGGCTGGACCCTGTGACGAGTGAATCGAGATTCTTATAGACTGGAAGTTGGCAGCCTGTAAAAGAATAGCCAGCTATTCGCGCGAGTCCGTGAATGGGTGAGTCTGACGTGTCTGAAGCGGCTACCACACGGATCACGGGTTCTTATGGCGTGTGAAAAGATCTTTCGAGCGATTGGAAGGTTGTAGAAGGGCTGAAAGTTATCGGCTATGGTCGAGGGTGCAGTGGGAGACGCCCATGTTTAGGAGAGCCGATACGATGATAGCGCATGCGTTTTGCTATCTCCTGTTGATATATGTAGAAAGATCGCATGGAAATGAGCGACAAAAGCTGCGGGAGTGACCCTCTTTAACGAGCTATCGCCATTCTCACGAAGCCCGCAAGTTTTTCCAGATGTCACGCAAAAGCCAACGAATAAGTCTGAATCGGGAACAGCCGCTAGAAAAGGGTAACTGCTGCGCACTAGCCCTTTTAAGTATTCGGCACATATAGCTACACTTCTTTTTTAGGACAGCAGGACAAGGTTAGGACAAGCAGAGGAACAGAGAGAGGTGTCCGGCGCATACGAAAATGTTCATAACATGTTCTTGGTAACCGACTCTGCGTGCGCCTGTCAGGATCCTTTCAGTGGAGGTATGCTTTGAGGGTCCGGACCGCcttgtggacatgtccatttcgtctgctactGAAGTGCTTATTGGCTTTGGTGCGTGCGCTAaagcgcaccccagcccagctAATTAGAACTTCAACAGCAtatgaaatggacatgtccacaagGTAGACCCTTAAAGCATACCTTCTCCAGGTTCTCAAAATCATTCATCAACATTTCCTACAGGGTGTATTCAGATAGGTTCGTCTGGGTATGTCCGGTGGCCATTTTTAATTTTGATGAAACTATTCTATGTTGTTGCCAGAGTGCCATGCACAGCGAAATCAATGTTTATCttgcgagaaaaaaagaacatagaAATGCCTAGTTTACTAACTTTCGTCGAGGAAAAGCCGTACCTAGCGCACAATTAAGGTAGGAAAGAAGGCGACAGGACCAGAGCGCTAATAACGACTAAAAGCTGTTTCTCAACAACTAGCTCAAGCAGCTATAATCTGTTACAGAAGCGCTTTTTCCAGATTTTGTTTAATTCGCATTTTGGTTAGCTCCTCCCAAGAAAGTGTTGTGGATATATGACTCTAAAAATATTTGGTGATAGAATATGGGTCAATAGCATTGATTCTAACTGATTACCACTGAGTATCACCGTTATATATATATGATGTGGAGAAAATAAATCGCGAGAACAGAACATTGTAGAATATTGATCGAAGTTCAGTTTTTGTTCTTCGCATCTAGGAAGATCGCGGTTTTCAAATTTTGTCGGCCTGTTTATATGGAAATCGTTGCAATCTGAGGCAAATATATTTGCCCTCGTCAGCATTAAAAATCCACGAGCAGCGCTCAAGTCTGGGCATTTAGTAAATTAGCAGCACTTCAAGACATGTTTTTTAAAGGACATCTTCAATTTTCTTTAAGATTCTCCGAATTAAGGCTATTGTCTTGAACTAAtgcaatctaaaaaaaaaaaaaaaaatggggaaaaatgtttgtttttgaATTACAAAGGAACGACAAATGTGACCAAATATACGGTACCACCACTGCAACATATTTGGTCCGTGCGTGCTCGTTGTTGCCCGTTCGTTTCCTTTACGAAACGAAAATCCTCCAGGATGGATCAGAAACTGCGAATTGACAAAACAGAAAATTTTTGAGCAATCACACTGTTTTGTAagtgtccactaggtggacatttACAGAATACCCTCCTATGGGTGGGCCAACATGTTTTTGCAAATGGAGTAGTTGCGTGCGTGTTGGTCGCGGGCGTACGTGTCTTTGATGACTGCAGCACGAGGACGACCACGTTGAAGACGATCGTATGGCGCGGCAATACGGCATGATTTCTGCGCAGTCCGTTCGACGGGAGCCTACGATATGGCGATTTTTTAGTTTTTCATAGGTGGTAAAGCGAGAGTATAACGCGGATTGTGGCGCCATCAGTATACCACGTGTTATCCAAGTCGTACGTATCTATGGCTATGTCATGTGATGTTTGTTGAAACGACGATGGCCATGCATTTGTGCTCCGGCGAAGAGATGTTGAGTGAGCGATTGAGACAACTTTATTGACGATCCGGCATAAaggggggaaggggtaggggaattaaagcgagacactaTAGCGTGCTCGAACTTCCCGGAGCAGCAACCTACTCGCGTCGAACCCGTGGGGGTCGACGCTTTCGGCCGCTGGCGTTCCAGGATGCTAAGCACGTGCTGGACCACGTCTCTTTGGTTGCCTGGCTCTCGGCTGATGATCTTGCTGCTGATGGCAGTTGGCATTGCTTCTTCTTGGTTACCCGGTGGCGCGCGCCTTCTTGCAGTGTTGGCATGTATCCGTGGTGTATACCTCCGGGTAAACGTGCTTTGCCCAGACGGGGGTCCATATGGCTTGTACTTGCAACTGCCGTAGTGTGGCTGCTTCGCTGCCTTGTAGGTCTCGGTGAGGCGGTGGGTAGAGGCGTCTGCTCGTTCTGTACCACTGCAGAACGTCGCCGTAGGTTGCGATGGAATACTCTTCGTCTTCGGCATCGGGTCGTTGTGGCTCTGAGGAATGCGTTGACGGAGACCTGCGGCTAGTTAGCGCGTGTGCCTCCGTATCTGCCTCCTCGTTGCGGTTCGGGCCCGCGTCCAGCTCCCCGGCGTGCGCAGGGAACCACTTGACGGTAACGTTGGTTTCCGGTCTTGCTATCGTTGAACATACTCTTGCAGTGGTTCCATGGACGTTGTTTGTAGCAAAGTTGACTATTGCAGGCTTCGAGTCGCTGAGGACCGTGCGGCAATCCGGGATCGCTAGTGCCAGTGCGATTGCAAACTCCTCGGCTTGCGTGGGCGACTTGCACCGTATGCTTCCCGACGATGTGAGTACTCCGGTGTCTGCAGCGATGACTGCTGCTGCGTACGTGTTTGGCCGGTGGGGATACTTCGCCACGTCCACCTAGTACGCGCGCGGATCGTTGGCGTGAACCTTTGTGAGGGCCGTGGCTCTCGCCATTCTTCTTTCTTGGTGTACTTGCGGATGCATGTGCTTCGGTAAGGGTGGTACCCTCAGTCTTTGGAGAACGTCCCGGGGTAGCTGCTTTGATACCTCCGGGGTCGTCGCTGGCGCGTTGATTCCGATGCGTTGTAGTATCGTTCTTCCCGTCCTGATCTGGGACAGGCGGTGATACTGCGCCGTTCGCTGGGCTTCTGCGATTtcttccagcgtgttgtgaaCGCCCAACGCGAGCATGCGTTCCGTGTTGGTGTGGGGGTATAGGCCCAGGGCCGTCTTGTACGCCTTTCTGATCATCGCGTCAATCTTGATCTTCTCCGCCGCCACGAAGAGATGTTAGAACATGATAACCTAGGCGATGATGAAGTCGGTCCAACGTCGCGCAGTTTCTAgacatggcaaatcagttctacGGAATCCCGCAAGGCGGAGGAAGTATAATGAAATGGAAAAATTGTCATCGACCCGAATacagaaaactaaagactgaagaggccaccgatctgcgtaggctacaggcaggcaccttcgtcagcttacataaactacacaagatacacccctcagcctttagagacatgtgcccatggtgcgggtcaacaccaaccctgtaccacataacatgggagtgtacatcacacaacatcGAACCTCACTTACCAAATCaaaatagagatcagtgggaggcactgctggccagctcagacctagaggaccagatcctcctggtcagaagagctaacaggcttgcggaagccagcggagccctgaaataggggccccgaccatagataagcctcgcatgaggccagctgaataatttattttacaataaagtttattcactcactcactcactcactcactcactccacccGAATCTAGTCGAAGCCACAAAGGAAATCCGTACGGGTTTCTTCAAAAAGAAAGGcctcgtagttgaagaaaaattcgtaaTGGTCTAGGATAGTTTCTTCATAGCGTAAGTTGCTAGGAGAAAAGTACTGGGAAAAGTAGGCTggtcccggagattgtgcagtcTAACACGGCGAGCTCAAACTGTCACAAGACGGGAAAGCGGCACGAGACGCTCGCGTcgagtgtttcaaagagctggctgcctttggaacgagagaagcatgcgtgcgatAGATTTATTTTGTGTAAGCGTTATGTACATTCCTGTTCCTATTGTGGGTAAACGCCAAGTGAGTTCTGTATTCTTACGTgtcaggcaataaagaaagaaaaaagaactgtcgcagtttcacccgaaaggcgaagcctcaattgcgatagcaaattaatagagggctatacggagtaaggatagtagttttatcagctgtatgaacttggacataagcttatcagctgtataaacttggaaaccgtgcgtccctcgcgcgctttcacttgcacatacagcatacggcgcgcggcgacgatttcatcgccgttgacgtcatacagagcctcacggcgacggcgacgcgacgccgacggcagaaatccgctttgagtgtccatataatcgctatcgcaataaaaaaaaaaaagcgatcgtggccttatggttagagcatcgactgttgtgctcgacggcagaggttcgattcctcCGTCGGTCACACATTATGTTTGTTTTATTAAAGCGAGGCGAGCCAGGAGTCTACCTGCCGAGAACATGGCcgagaatgaggcaaagaatgcttggCATTAGGAAGTGTTGGTGGCGGCGTTCGCCCCCGAATTTAGCCGGGATTCTTTTATTTCGATTTCAATGCCACTCTCGGAAGTCAGTCTCTTGGAAAGTGAATCAATGTCACGTTCGGCAGTTCAGTTTGGGGGGGTATCAAGTTATCGGACGCgcactttttttcgctgagttggCACCACGTTGGAGGTTGAATCGGGCTGCGCGGCGTTTAGCAGCATTTTTCCAACGCCCAGGGGCCGAAAGCAACCATTTCATATAGTTTTGTTTTATGAGGTAGTCGTCTTCATGTGTGAATGTGTTCGGAAAGATTAGCTTCGACGGGCGCTTTTGGTGACGCATACACACTTGCGACCACCAATCCCCCCGCTGTGCGCACAGCGCATGCGTCGACGTAATCATTTTCAGCGGTACACTTCAACTTTACAGATTGCGCATCGTGCAGTGAGTGTAAACAAATGTGCATATATGTATTAGTACACCCGTCGCGGCCGTGCGCGAAAGTGATCGTCACAGAACGCGTCCCCTGCTGCATATCGGTACCCATGAATGGGCGCGGCTTTACGTCATGTTTCCGCAAGAcaagatgtgtgtgtccgattaAGTCCCTGATCTTGGGCCAAGTACGGACTACTTTCAGCTACTGATTGTATGTTCAGTGATGTGATGCTTAGATACAGCTGTTTATCGAACATGTTTTTTGTATCGTGCGGACTATCTGCAATTTTTGGCGTTGCAAGCGTCCGCAATCGTCCACCGGCGCGCAGTGCGGATTGTCGCAAACATTAAAGTTCGTTAAAGGCTAGTTGCTTTTCAGCCTTTGTGAGTCTTTTTTGAAGGTCCCGGGTGGGGATTATCTATCGGAGAGGGTAAATCTTCTAGCTGCCATCTCAATGAAGTCGTTGTTGTCTTCTGCTTGGCGTGTGCGATATGTTTGCATCCTGTGTGGACTTCTGCGTGAAAAAGTGCTCGCCTTCCAGCCTCGGTGAGTCGTTTTGAAGGCCCGGGTTGGAGACTACCCACCTCGGAGGCCATAACTCATTTTACAGCGAATTTACGTAATGAGAAAGATGATGCTGTGCCATCTACAAGATTTTCTTGCTTGCTCCGTAAAACATGGCACTTACCTACAACGGGGGACTAGCGGGTaaatcgaaagaaaaaaaaatggttttatCTACATCAGCAGTGCAGATATCTTGTATCACTCATTCGCTAAGAATCGTGTGACATTAAATG is a window of Dermacentor silvarum isolate Dsil-2018 chromosome 4, BIME_Dsil_1.4, whole genome shotgun sequence DNA encoding:
- the LOC119448853 gene encoding uncharacterized protein LOC119448853; the protein is MKSVLLLALLCATTAAVPAFGSPDEVDDVIVEGSKAFSLLLPAVALPYAVALIAVLVPLAKAFVLGAMNVFNLPFEVLLTLYFLLYVALFTFPQLASLLKVTSVFTARSSDSGATAYGVPRFPGGEAVMDWARNFVPESWVAAIMSAAAPIMTSSEATGETTLLPDYVATTTEGASTTATTEPSTTTAMTTSTTEEPTVSPLPFETPAGVSSTKRVVSSKKPSTSSDCTSFKVCDSVSRLVKDYPVSVMLMGYLSDYLHGLKYERAVREGMAGLNCTSIYSHCQ